From a region of the Sander lucioperca isolate FBNREF2018 chromosome 8, SLUC_FBN_1.2, whole genome shotgun sequence genome:
- the LOC116044187 gene encoding C-X-C chemokine receptor type 2-like isoform X1 — protein sequence MTDPTTSSLILDFGSIYDELNFTYNDTDFNLNPETQPCDTFRIPNAVIVVVSVFYVLIFLLAIPGNLVVGLVIGLSKQSLPPSDLYLLHLAIADILLAITLPFWATSITKGWVFGAAMCKIMTILQELSFYSSILFLTCISMDRYMVIVRAMEARRANRQRVSWGVCAAVWTVAALLSLPGLLNSSFESQSTSMIVCSEKYDPNSADVWRLATRILRHALGFLIPLAIMLPCYGVTIKRLLHIRGGFQRQRAMRVIVFVVVAFLLCWTPYHIAVMADTFFRSKIVPYRCPARMAVDRAMFATQSLGLLHSCVNPVLYAFVGEKFRKNLFQIMRKMGVLERTSVTRSSRSSLSSEITSTFM from the coding sequence ATCCAACCACATCTTCTTTAATTCTAGACTTTGGCTCTATTTATGACGAACTCAACTTTACTTATAATGACACCGACTTCAACCTAAACCCCGAGACGCAGCCCTGCGACACATTCCGCATCCCAAATGCAGTGATTGTTGTTGTCAGCGTGTTTTACGTCCTCATCTTTCTGCTGGCCATTCCTGGGAATCTGGTAGTGGGGCTGGTGATTGGCCTGAGCAAGCAGTCGCTGCCTCCCTCTGACCTGTACCTCCTCCACCTGGCCATTGCCGACATCCTGCTGGCCATTACGCTCCCATTCTGGGCCACCTCTATTACCAAGGGTTGGGTGTTTGGAGCTGCCATGTGCAAAATCATGACCATCCTCCAAGAGCTAAGCTTCTACTCTAGCATTCTCTTCCTGACCTGCATTAGTATGGACCGTTACATGGTGATCGTGAGAGCTATGGAGGCCCGCAGGGCTAACAGACAGCGAGTCAGCTGGGGAGTTTGTGCTGCTGTCTGGACTGTTGCTGCTCTCCTGTCTCTGCCAGGGCTTTTAAATTCTTCTTTTGAATCCCAAAGCACCAGTATGATAGTGTGTTCTGAAAAGTATGATCCCAACAGTGCTGACGTGTGGCGGCTGGCCACCAGAATTCTTCGCCACGCTTTGGGGTTTTTGATCCCCTTGGCCATCATGCTGCCCTGTTATGGAGTAACCATCAAGCGCCTCCTTCACATCCGTGGGGGATTTCAGCGGCAGCGAGCCATGAGAGTGATTGTGTTCGTGGTCGTTGCCTTCCTGCTTTGTTGGACACCGTACCACATCGCAGTGATGGCAGACACTTTCTTCAGGTCAAAGATAGTGCCGTACCGGTGCCCAGCAAGGATGGCAGTGGATCGGGCCATGTTTGCCACCCAGAGCCTGGGGCTGCTTCACAGCTGTGTCAACCCGGTGCTGTATGCTTTCGTGGGAGAGAAGTTCAGGAAGAATCTATTTCAGATCATGAGGAAGATGGGCGTCCTGGAGAGAACATCTGTGACGAGAAGCAGCAGGTCTTCACTGTCATCAGAAATCACATCCACATTCATGTGA
- the LOC116044187 gene encoding C-X-C chemokine receptor type 2-like isoform X2, which yields MTDFGSIYDELNFTYNDTDFNLNPETQPCDTFRIPNAVIVVVSVFYVLIFLLAIPGNLVVGLVIGLSKQSLPPSDLYLLHLAIADILLAITLPFWATSITKGWVFGAAMCKIMTILQELSFYSSILFLTCISMDRYMVIVRAMEARRANRQRVSWGVCAAVWTVAALLSLPGLLNSSFESQSTSMIVCSEKYDPNSADVWRLATRILRHALGFLIPLAIMLPCYGVTIKRLLHIRGGFQRQRAMRVIVFVVVAFLLCWTPYHIAVMADTFFRSKIVPYRCPARMAVDRAMFATQSLGLLHSCVNPVLYAFVGEKFRKNLFQIMRKMGVLERTSVTRSSRSSLSSEITSTFM from the coding sequence ACTTTGGCTCTATTTATGACGAACTCAACTTTACTTATAATGACACCGACTTCAACCTAAACCCCGAGACGCAGCCCTGCGACACATTCCGCATCCCAAATGCAGTGATTGTTGTTGTCAGCGTGTTTTACGTCCTCATCTTTCTGCTGGCCATTCCTGGGAATCTGGTAGTGGGGCTGGTGATTGGCCTGAGCAAGCAGTCGCTGCCTCCCTCTGACCTGTACCTCCTCCACCTGGCCATTGCCGACATCCTGCTGGCCATTACGCTCCCATTCTGGGCCACCTCTATTACCAAGGGTTGGGTGTTTGGAGCTGCCATGTGCAAAATCATGACCATCCTCCAAGAGCTAAGCTTCTACTCTAGCATTCTCTTCCTGACCTGCATTAGTATGGACCGTTACATGGTGATCGTGAGAGCTATGGAGGCCCGCAGGGCTAACAGACAGCGAGTCAGCTGGGGAGTTTGTGCTGCTGTCTGGACTGTTGCTGCTCTCCTGTCTCTGCCAGGGCTTTTAAATTCTTCTTTTGAATCCCAAAGCACCAGTATGATAGTGTGTTCTGAAAAGTATGATCCCAACAGTGCTGACGTGTGGCGGCTGGCCACCAGAATTCTTCGCCACGCTTTGGGGTTTTTGATCCCCTTGGCCATCATGCTGCCCTGTTATGGAGTAACCATCAAGCGCCTCCTTCACATCCGTGGGGGATTTCAGCGGCAGCGAGCCATGAGAGTGATTGTGTTCGTGGTCGTTGCCTTCCTGCTTTGTTGGACACCGTACCACATCGCAGTGATGGCAGACACTTTCTTCAGGTCAAAGATAGTGCCGTACCGGTGCCCAGCAAGGATGGCAGTGGATCGGGCCATGTTTGCCACCCAGAGCCTGGGGCTGCTTCACAGCTGTGTCAACCCGGTGCTGTATGCTTTCGTGGGAGAGAAGTTCAGGAAGAATCTATTTCAGATCATGAGGAAGATGGGCGTCCTGGAGAGAACATCTGTGACGAGAAGCAGCAGGTCTTCACTGTCATCAGAAATCACATCCACATTCATGTGA